In Arachis hypogaea cultivar Tifrunner chromosome 17, arahy.Tifrunner.gnm2.J5K5, whole genome shotgun sequence, a single window of DNA contains:
- the LOC112765408 gene encoding amino acid transporter AVT6C isoform X1, which produces MKLEPNTITTTATQVNVPLLDDSQEDSQQHGSISGAVFNISTTMIGAGIMSIPATIKVLGILPGFILIVFVALVTDVTVEFMLRYTAHGKSLTYASMVGESFGSLGSLAVKICVITTNLGVLIIYFIILGDVLCGNESKGSTHLGILQEWFGIHWWTSRAFALLLVALFIMLPLVMLRRVDSLRYSSAISILLALVFVAICSSMAFYALWCGKTQPLRLLPDFSQVTVLDLFTTVPIFVTGFGFHVNVHPIRAELGKPGDMNLAVRISLMICVGIYFAIGFFGYLLFGDSIMADMLVNFDQNSNTSGGRLLNDIVRLSYALHLALVFPIMNYSLRANIDELIAFSNHDNNNNNNNNNNNNNNNNNNNNNRPPLALDTPRFVSLTLGLLAFTYLVAVAIPNIWYFFQFLGSTTIVCLSFIFPASIILRDTHGISKTKDQVMAIVVIVLAVGTSGIAIWTNLYG; this is translated from the exons ATGAAATTGGAACCCAACACAATAACCACAACCGCCACCCAAGTTAATGTCCCTCTCCTCGACGACTCCCAGGAAGATTCTCAACAACATGGGTCCATTTCCGGGGCAGTCTTCAACATCTCAACCACCATGATCGGTGCTGGAATCATGTCGATTCCGGCAACCATCAAGGTTCTGGGCATACTCCCTGGCTTCATTCTTATTGTTTTTGTGGCGTTGGTAACCGATGTCACCGTGGAGTTTATGTTAAGGTACACCGCACATGGAAAATCTCTTACATATGCTTCCATGGTTGGTGAATCATTTGGCTCATTGGGCTCCCTTGCCGTCAAGATTTGTGTCATCACAACAAATCTTGGTGTTCTTATCATTTACTTCATTATTCTCG GAGACGTGCTATGTGGAAATGAATCGAAAGGCAGCACACATTTGGGCATCCTTCAAGAATGGTTTGGGATCCACTGGTGGACCTCGCGCGCTTTTGCTCTTCTTCTAGTTGCTCTTTTCATAATGCTCCCACTTGTTATGTTACGCCGTGTTG ATTCATTGAGGTATAGTTCAGCAATATCAATCCTACTAGCATTGGTGTTTGTTGCAATATGCTCTTCCATGGCTTTTTATGCATTGTGGTGCGGCAAAACTCAGCCACTGAGGTTACTTCCTGATTTCTCTCAAGTCACTGTCCTTGATCTTTTCACCACTGTCCCTATCTTTGTCACTGGTTTTGGATTTCATGTCAATG TTCATCCAATTAGAGCAGAGCTAGGAAAACCAGGGGACATGAATTTGGCAGTGAGGATATCATTGATGATATGTGTAGGCATATACTTTGCAATTGGCTTCTTTGGTTACCTATTGTTTGGAGACTCAATCATGGCAGATATGTTGGTCAACTTTGACCAAAACTCCAACACAAGTGGTGGTAGATTGCTCAATGACATAGTTAGGTTAAGCTATGCACTCCACCTTGCCCTTGTATTCCCCATCATGAATTATTCCTTGAGGGCCAACATTGATGAACTTATTGCATTCTCAAatcatgataataataataataataataataataataataataataataataataataataataataataataggccTCCTCTTGCATTAGACACACCAAGATTTGTGTCATTAACTCTTGGATTGCTAGCATTCACATATTTGGTGGCAGTGGCAATTCCAAACATTTGGTATTTCTTTCAGTTCTTGGGCTCTACTACCATTGTTTGCCTCTCTTTCATTTTCCCTGCCTCAATCATTCTAAG GGATACGCATGGCATATCAAAGACAAAAGATCAAGTGATGGCAATAGTAGTGATAGTTTTGGCTGTAGGGACCAGTGGAATTGCTATATGGACCAACTTGTATGGTTGA
- the LOC112765408 gene encoding amino acid transporter AVT6D isoform X2, translating into MRLACPIIDNSETKIGQTTWKGEEEQKKKKKKDKDENSEFHIAALVYVNIESTMKLEPNTITTTATQVNVPLLDDSQEDSQQHGSISGAVFNISTTMIGAGIMSIPATIKVLGILPGFILIVFVALVTDVTVEFMLRYTAHGKSLTYASMVGESFGSLGSLAVKICVITTNLGVLIIYFIILGDVLCGNESKGSTHLGILQEWFGIHWWTSRAFALLLVALFIMLPLVMLRRVDSLRYSSAISILLALVFVAICSSMAFYALWCGKTQPLRLLPDFSQVTVLDLFTTVPIFVTGFGFHVNVHPIRAELGKPGDMNLAVRISLMICVGIYFAIGFFGYLLFGDSIMADMLVNFDQNSNTSGGRLLNDIVSSWALLPLFASLSFSLPQSF; encoded by the exons ATGAGATTAGCGTGCCCAATAATTGACAACTCAGAAACTAAGATAGGACAGACAACgtggaagggagaagaagaacaaaaaaaaaaaaaaaaaaaagataaagatgaGAATTCAGAATTCCACATAGCTGCCCTTGTCTATGTCAACATTGAATCCACAATGAAATTGGAACCCAACACAATAACCACAACCGCCACCCAAGTTAATGTCCCTCTCCTCGACGACTCCCAGGAAGATTCTCAACAACATGGGTCCATTTCCGGGGCAGTCTTCAACATCTCAACCACCATGATCGGTGCTGGAATCATGTCGATTCCGGCAACCATCAAGGTTCTGGGCATACTCCCTGGCTTCATTCTTATTGTTTTTGTGGCGTTGGTAACCGATGTCACCGTGGAGTTTATGTTAAGGTACACCGCACATGGAAAATCTCTTACATATGCTTCCATGGTTGGTGAATCATTTGGCTCATTGGGCTCCCTTGCCGTCAAGATTTGTGTCATCACAACAAATCTTGGTGTTCTTATCATTTACTTCATTATTCTCG GAGACGTGCTATGTGGAAATGAATCGAAAGGCAGCACACATTTGGGCATCCTTCAAGAATGGTTTGGGATCCACTGGTGGACCTCGCGCGCTTTTGCTCTTCTTCTAGTTGCTCTTTTCATAATGCTCCCACTTGTTATGTTACGCCGTGTTG ATTCATTGAGGTATAGTTCAGCAATATCAATCCTACTAGCATTGGTGTTTGTTGCAATATGCTCTTCCATGGCTTTTTATGCATTGTGGTGCGGCAAAACTCAGCCACTGAGGTTACTTCCTGATTTCTCTCAAGTCACTGTCCTTGATCTTTTCACCACTGTCCCTATCTTTGTCACTGGTTTTGGATTTCATGTCAATG TTCATCCAATTAGAGCAGAGCTAGGAAAACCAGGGGACATGAATTTGGCAGTGAGGATATCATTGATGATATGTGTAGGCATATACTTTGCAATTGGCTTCTTTGGTTACCTATTGTTTGGAGACTCAATCATGGCAGATATGTTGGTCAACTTTGACCAAAACTCCAACACAAGTGGTGGTAGATTGCTCAATGACATAGTTAG TTCTTGGGCTCTACTACCATTGTTTGCCTCTCTTTCATTTTCCCTGCCTCAATCATTCTAA
- the LOC112767420 gene encoding alpha-soluble NSF attachment protein 2, translating into MGDNLEKGQDYEQKAEKKLGGWGLFGSKFDDAADLFERAANCYKLAKSWDKAGATYVKLANCHIKLDSKHEAAGAYVDAAHSYKKVNISEAVSCLDQAVNLFCEIGRITMAAKYLKEIAELYESEQNIEQAITYYEKSADFYENEEGTTSANQCKAKVAQFASQLEQYQKAIEIYEDIARQSLNNNLLKYGARGHLLNAGICQLCKGDVVAITNALERYQEMDPTFGGTREYRLLANIASAMDEEDVTKFTEVIKEFDSMSPLDPLKTTLLLRVKEKLKAKELEEDDLT; encoded by the exons ATGGGGGATAATTTGGAAAAAGGGCAGGATTACGAGCAGAAAGCAGAGAAGAAGCTCGGTGGTTGGGGATTGTTTGGTTCCAAATTCGACGATGCTGCAGACCTATTTGAAAGAGCCGCTAATTGCTACAAGCTCGCAAAATCTT GGGACAAAGCAGGAGCCACTTACGTCAAGTTGGCAAATTGCCATATCAAG TTGGATAGCAAACATGAAGCTGCCGGTGCCTATGTTGATGCAGCCCATAGTTACAAAAAAGTTAATATAAGTG AGGCTGTATCTTGCTTAGACCAAGCTGTAAATCTTTTCTGTGAAATTGGAAGAATCACTATGGCAGCTAAATATTTGAAG GAAATTGCGGAGTTGTATGAATCTGAACAGAACATTGAGCAGGCTATTACTTACTATGAAAAGTCTGCTGACTTTTATGAAAATGAAGAAGGGACAACTTCTGCAAACCAGTGCAAGGCAAAAGTTGCTCAATTTGCTTCTCAACTAGAAca ATACCAGAAAGCAATTGAGATTTACGAAGACATAGCACGCCAATCTCTCAACAATAATTTGCTGAAATATGGAGCTAGAGGGCATCTTCTTAATGCCGGCATTTGCCAACTTTGCAAGGGAGACGTTGTTGCTATCACCAATGCGTTGGAGCGATATCAG GAGATGGATCCAACATTTGGAGGCACACGTGAATATAGACTATTGGCG AATATTGCTTCCGCGATGGATGAAGAAGATGTCACAAAATTTACCGAAGTTATCAAGGAATTTGATAGCATGAGCCCTCTG GATCCGTTGAAGACAACGCTTCTTTTGAGGGTGAAGGAAAAGCTGAAAGCCAAAGAACTTGAGGAGGATGATCTCACTTAA
- the LOC112766458 gene encoding uncharacterized protein, protein MVVDNCKDEIEESNGSNKEMEFVSIDFSTSRRTLLSSENPQKKFQGTLSSIPNRLNLFKFGSASAKFKRLATSKDQISQAVPSPHGLRGRFSGMLSKKLDWGSLKKMCIEWFRDPMNIALFVWIFCVAVSGAILFLVMTGMLNAVLPKKSQRNAWFEVNNQILNALFTLMCLYQHPQRVYHLVLLCRWSPKDISKLRKLYCKNGTYKPHEWAHMMVVVILLQLNCFSQYALCGLNLGYKRSERPAIGVGICMSFSIGAAATAGLYTILSPLGRDYDSPTDEEAQVRISPAQKPQVKTFEKKYSFATHDRQRVIETRPQWSGGILDLWDDISQAYLSLFCTFCVFGWNMERLGFGNMFVHIATFMLFCMAPFWIFILAAVNIGDDTVRQALVATGILLCFLGLLYGGFWRIQMRKRFNLPAYDFCFGKASASDCVLWLCCCWCSLAQEVRTGNTYDVVEEKFSLKETDIGEQPPISPLPREDVASPNSGTSSPLGTNSSPSMIKPPSPLSSSSVFKEYHSPNRPLSTVKEENHERREEGMMSPPIPPLLHRESP, encoded by the coding sequence ATGGTTGTTGACAATTGTAAAGATGAAATTGAGGAATCTAATGGAAGTAATAAGGAAATGGAGTTCGTTTCGATAGATTTTTCAACTTCAAGAAGAACGTTGCTGAGCAGCGAAAATCCCCAGAAGAAATTCCAGGGCACCTTGAGTTCCATTCCCAATAGGCTCAATCTCTTCAAATTTGGTTCTGCATCTGCGAAATTCAAGCGGCTTGCAACCTCGAAAGACCAGATTTCACAGGCTGTGCCTTCCCCTCATGGCTTGAGAGGAAGGTTCAGCGGGATGCTCTCTAAGAAACTAGATTGGGGTTCACTCAAGAAGATGTGCATAGAATGGTTTAGGGACCCAATGAACATTGCCCTTTTTGTGTGGATCTTCTGCGTCGCTGTTTCGGGTGCAATTCTATTCCTTGTGATGACTGGAATGTTAAATGCTGTGCTGCCGAAGAAGTCCCAGAGGAATGCATGGTTTGAAGTGAACAATCAAATACTCAATGCACTGTTTACACTTATGTGTTTGTATCAGCACCCACAAAGAGTCTACCACCTTGTTCTTCTGTGCCGATGGAGTCCGAAAGATATCTCAAAACTTAGAAAATTGTATTGCAAGAATGGAACATATAAGCCTCATGAGTGGGCACACatgatggtggtggtgattcTCCTTCAGTTAAACTGTTTTTCTCAATATGCACTTTGCGGTCTAAATTTGGGGTACAAAAGATCTGAGCGCCCAGCAATAGGAGTCGGAATATGTATGTCTTTTTCGATTGGTGCAGCTGCGACTGCTGGTCTATATACCATTCTTAGCCCTCTTGGTAGAGATTATGATTCTCCAACAGACGAAGAAGCGCAGGTTCGAATTTCTCCTGCTCAAAAGCCACAGGTGAAAACATTTGAGAAGAAATATTCATTTGCAACCCATGATCGTCAAAGGGTAATTGAAACTAGACCTCAGTGGAGTGGAGGAATACTTGACCTTTGGGATGATATCTCTCAGGCTTATCTAtcacttttctgcactttttgtGTCTTCGGGTGGAATATGGAGAGACTAGGCTTTGGAAATATGTTTGTTCATATTGCCACTTTTATGCTGTTTTGTATGGCTCCTTTCTGGATTTTTATATTGGCTGCTGTTAATATTGGGGATGATACTGTTAGGCAGGCTCTAGTAGCTACTGGGATTCTTTTGTGCTTTCTTGGTTTACTTTATGGTGGATTTTGGAGGATCCAAATGAGGAAAAGGTTCAATTTGCCTGCTTATGACTTCTGCTTTGGTAAGGCTTCGGCTTCTGATTGCGTACTTTGGCTATGCTGTTGCTGGTGCTCTCTTGCTCAAGAAGTTAGGACTGGGAATACCTATGATGTTGTGGAGGAAAAATTCTCCTTGAAAGAAACTGATATTGGTGAACAACCACCGATTTCTCCTTTGCCGCGCGAAGATGTTGCATCTCCCAACTCCGGCACAAGTTCTCCTCTGGGTACCAACTCTTCCCCTTCTATGATCAAACCACCTAGCCCTCTAAGTTCAAGCAGTGTCTTCAAGGAATATCATAGTCCAAACAGGCCACTATCTACTGTAAAAGAAGAGAATCACGAAAGACGGGAAGAGGGAATGATGAGCCCGCCAATACCACCACTATTACACAGAGAATCTCCCTAA
- the LOC112766461 gene encoding uncharacterized protein has product MGKSILSAVRFQELCRIVSSSANGNARRTATAQKQQPQRMQTNTVAVPSLKHGKMGTSEEQCRMPLSRVVADCTNRWFHDTLKEAKAGDTSMQLLVAQMYFSGYGVPKDPQKGNVWIDKAARSRNSVWKACDKHIGYRTSDSDSYGLENDAK; this is encoded by the exons ATGGGAAAATCAATTCTCTCTGCGGTTAGGTTCCAAGAGTTGTGTCGCATCGTTTCATCATCTGCGAATGGGAATGCGAGGAGGACGGCGACAGCACAGAAGCAACAACCACAAAGGATGCAAACAAACACGGTTGCTGTCCCTTCTCTAAAACATGGTAAGATGGGAACATCGGAGGAACAATGTCGGATGCCACTGTCCCGTGTGGTCGCAGATTGTACCAATCGGTGGTTCCATGATACCCTTAAGGAGGCAAAGGCTGGTGACACCTCTATGCAGCTCCTTGTTGCTCAGATGTATTTCAGTGGATATGGGGTCCCCAAGGATCCTCAAAAG GGAAATGTTTGGATCGATAAAGCAGCTAGAAGTCGGAATTCAGTTTGGAAAGCATGTGATAAGCATATAG GTTACAGAACTAGTGATTCAGATTCATATGGACTGGAGAACGATGCTAAGTAA
- the LOC112766459 gene encoding staphylococcal-like nuclease CAN2 isoform X2: protein MATEIPEVSLARNLSFQVPEGLSNHVVSSKKAQANWYRKLVDAWRESKPPPKTPEEAARLVIQTLKRHQKADVEGLLAFYGLPLPHTLVEVAAQPPTSLPDGVKFEFHTLPVDAKAVADGDTVTVYVSTTDPRESAYVPGNVHAAAVQRSAARARRNYEQADALHQQIIDSGYRVIVHQNEEVLAKKYRIRLRGIDAPESAMPYGKEAKNELTKIVQGKSLRVLVYGEDRYGRYVGDLYCNGVFVQEMMLKKGLAWHYSAYDKRPELETWEKQARAKRVGLWASKNPEKPWEWRKDKREAR, encoded by the exons ATGGCGACGGAGATTCCGGAGGTGTCGCTGGCGAGGAACTTGTCGTTCCAG GTCCCGGAAGGGCTGAGCAATCATGTTGTATCTTCTAAGAAGGCTCAGGCTAACTG GTATAGAAAGTTAGTAGATGCTTGGAGAGAATCAAAACCCCCTCCAAAGACACCTGAAGAAGCAGCTAGGCTTGTCATTCAGACCTTGAAGAGACACCAAAAAGCAGATGTTGAG GGATTACTGGCTTTCTATGGTCTTCCACTACCTCATACCCTTGTTGAAGTAGCTGCTCAACCCCCTACATCCTTGCCAGATGGAGTGAAATTTGAATTTCACACCTTGCCA GTTGATGCAAAAGCAGTGGCAGATGGTGATACTGTAACAGTGTATGTTAGCACAACAGACCCCAGGGAATCAGCATATGTCCCCGGCAACGTGCACGCAGCAGCAGTGCAAAGATCAGCAGCGCGTGCTCGGAGGAACTATGAACAAGCGGATGCACTTCACCAACAGATTATCGACTCAGGATATCG GGTGATTGTTCATCAAAATGAGGAAGTCCTTGCTAAGAAGTACCGGATTCGACTAAG GGGAATTGATGCTCCTGAAAGTGCAATGCCATATGGAAAGGAAGCTAAAAATGAACTAACAAAGATTGTTCAAGGAAAGTCTTTGAGGGTCCTTGTATATGGAGAAGATCGCTATGGTCGTTATGTCGGCGATCTCTACTGTAATGGCGTTTTTGTACAG GAAATGATGCTGAAGAAGGGTTTGGCATGGCACTACTCAGCCTATGACAAAAGACCAGAACTAGAAACA TGGGAAAAACAAGCAAGAGCAAAGCGAGTTGGATTATGGGCCTCAAAGAATCCAGAGAAGCCATGGGAATGGAGAAAGGACAAGAGAGAAGCTAGATAA
- the LOC112766459 gene encoding staphylococcal-like nuclease CAN2 isoform X1, which yields MGNALRFLCGKCFEPSAADSGSLGPHGVSSATVGVSALAHDLFQFDITSQVPEGLSNHVVSSKKAQANWYRKLVDAWRESKPPPKTPEEAARLVIQTLKRHQKADVEGLLAFYGLPLPHTLVEVAAQPPTSLPDGVKFEFHTLPVDAKAVADGDTVTVYVSTTDPRESAYVPGNVHAAAVQRSAARARRNYEQADALHQQIIDSGYRVIVHQNEEVLAKKYRIRLRGIDAPESAMPYGKEAKNELTKIVQGKSLRVLVYGEDRYGRYVGDLYCNGVFVQEMMLKKGLAWHYSAYDKRPELETWEKQARAKRVGLWASKNPEKPWEWRKDKREAR from the exons ATGGGAAATGCATTGAGGTTCCTGTGTGGGAAGTGCTTCGAGCCCTCAGCAGCTGATTCTGGATCACTTGGGCCACACGGTGTCTCCTCCGCCACCGTCGGCGTTTCGGCACTTGCCCATGATCTCTTTCAATTTGACATCACCTCTCAG GTCCCGGAAGGGCTGAGCAATCATGTTGTATCTTCTAAGAAGGCTCAGGCTAACTG GTATAGAAAGTTAGTAGATGCTTGGAGAGAATCAAAACCCCCTCCAAAGACACCTGAAGAAGCAGCTAGGCTTGTCATTCAGACCTTGAAGAGACACCAAAAAGCAGATGTTGAG GGATTACTGGCTTTCTATGGTCTTCCACTACCTCATACCCTTGTTGAAGTAGCTGCTCAACCCCCTACATCCTTGCCAGATGGAGTGAAATTTGAATTTCACACCTTGCCA GTTGATGCAAAAGCAGTGGCAGATGGTGATACTGTAACAGTGTATGTTAGCACAACAGACCCCAGGGAATCAGCATATGTCCCCGGCAACGTGCACGCAGCAGCAGTGCAAAGATCAGCAGCGCGTGCTCGGAGGAACTATGAACAAGCGGATGCACTTCACCAACAGATTATCGACTCAGGATATCG GGTGATTGTTCATCAAAATGAGGAAGTCCTTGCTAAGAAGTACCGGATTCGACTAAG GGGAATTGATGCTCCTGAAAGTGCAATGCCATATGGAAAGGAAGCTAAAAATGAACTAACAAAGATTGTTCAAGGAAAGTCTTTGAGGGTCCTTGTATATGGAGAAGATCGCTATGGTCGTTATGTCGGCGATCTCTACTGTAATGGCGTTTTTGTACAG GAAATGATGCTGAAGAAGGGTTTGGCATGGCACTACTCAGCCTATGACAAAAGACCAGAACTAGAAACA TGGGAAAAACAAGCAAGAGCAAAGCGAGTTGGATTATGGGCCTCAAAGAATCCAGAGAAGCCATGGGAATGGAGAAAGGACAAGAGAGAAGCTAGATAA
- the LOC112766460 gene encoding copper transport protein ATX1 has product MQCSLFLYKSFCSISQSVQYIKNKLAPLLKAFAEEKKHLLLIFSSEVRMTNLVEVKVGLHCDECIKKILKAIKKIEDIETYNVDKQLNKVIVTGNVTTEEVIRVLQKNGKNATPWEQDLQPQPNC; this is encoded by the exons ATGCAATGTTCCTTATTTCTATATAAATCTTTTTGTTCAATCTCACAATCTGTTCAATACATTAAAAACAAACTTGCTCCTTTATTGAAGGCctttgcagaagaaaagaaacatTTGTTACTAATTTTCTCCTCAGAAGTCAGAATGACCAAT TTGGTAGAAGTAAAGGTTGGTTTGCACTGTGATGAATGTATCAAGAAAATTCTCAAGGCCATCAAGAAGATTGAAG ATATTGAAACTTATAATGTGGACAAGCAGCTAAACAAGGTCATTGTTACCGGTAATGTGACTACAGAAGAAGTGATTAGAGTTCTTCAAAAGAATGGCAAGAATGCAACACCTTGGGAACAAGATCTTCAACCTCAACCCAATTGCTGA